One region of Salinibacterium sp. TMP30 genomic DNA includes:
- a CDS encoding thiamine pyrophosphate-dependent enzyme, with amino-acid sequence MPKQRRLETGQPWVELTTTAADWKSADPALLATMLGELHLIRAFEETVLELAGESLVHGPAHSSIGQEGGAVGSIVGLRSSDAVNGSHRGHHQFLAKAITHVSDGNLDLGSLVTEPIQTVLQRTLAEILGLSQGYCAGRGGSMHLQWFEAGALGTNAIVGGGAPMAAGNAWAQMHSDTTDLTINYFGDGASQIGSVLETMNLAAAWKLPVCFFIENNVYAVATNISESVADTRLSVRGQGFSIPSWRVDGMDPLAVYLAMQQAAEVMRSGGGPAVVEAEVYRFFHQNGSVPGSAFGYRSKKEEAEWRERDPLLLMARKMIARGLIDEAGVSSVREQAQTAMTAAVAPLLEADPESAGKRRIRPELWPDVDFVNVGVRGDTSELSDARTLEPLGATGETETVKFVEAIASVMARRMAEDERIVVMGEDVHRLKGGTNGATKGLAAKFPDRILGTPISENAFTGLAGGLALDGRFRPVVEFMYPDFLWVAADQVFNQIGKARHMFGGVNPVPLVLRTKVAMGSGYGSQHLMDPAGIFATSPGWRIVAPSSAADYIGLMNTALALQDPVLVIEHVDLYGQTEEIPAGDLDYQLPFGKAGIKREGSDVTVISYLSMVRHSLEAVEQTGIDAEVIDLRWLDRASIDWETLGNSIKKTNSVLIVEQGAQGTSYGGWLADELQRRFFDWLDQPIDRVTGGEASPSISRVLERAAIAGTEEVVAGLERVRRGMGGN; translated from the coding sequence ATGCCAAAACAGCGACGTCTTGAAACTGGTCAACCTTGGGTAGAGCTCACCACCACCGCAGCTGATTGGAAGTCTGCGGACCCTGCCCTGCTGGCAACGATGCTCGGCGAGCTTCACCTCATTCGTGCGTTCGAAGAAACGGTGCTTGAGCTCGCAGGAGAATCCCTAGTTCACGGCCCCGCGCACTCCAGCATCGGTCAAGAGGGTGGCGCTGTAGGTTCCATCGTCGGGCTCCGCTCTAGTGACGCAGTCAACGGATCTCATCGGGGCCACCACCAGTTCCTCGCGAAGGCAATCACGCACGTCTCAGACGGCAACCTCGATCTCGGGTCGCTGGTGACGGAACCAATCCAGACCGTGCTCCAGCGCACGCTCGCCGAAATCCTCGGGCTCTCGCAGGGCTACTGCGCTGGGCGAGGCGGCTCGATGCACCTCCAGTGGTTCGAAGCAGGAGCGCTCGGCACCAACGCCATTGTCGGGGGAGGAGCCCCCATGGCGGCAGGCAACGCTTGGGCGCAGATGCACTCGGACACTACCGACCTCACCATCAACTACTTCGGAGACGGTGCCAGCCAGATCGGTTCCGTGCTTGAGACCATGAACCTTGCTGCCGCTTGGAAGCTGCCGGTGTGTTTCTTCATCGAGAACAACGTCTATGCAGTCGCTACGAATATTTCGGAAAGTGTCGCTGACACCCGGCTGTCTGTGCGCGGCCAAGGTTTCTCGATCCCGTCCTGGCGGGTAGACGGAATGGATCCACTTGCCGTCTATCTCGCAATGCAACAGGCCGCAGAGGTCATGCGCTCGGGTGGTGGCCCGGCCGTCGTTGAGGCCGAGGTTTACCGCTTCTTCCACCAGAACGGTTCGGTCCCGGGAAGTGCCTTCGGCTATCGCTCAAAGAAGGAAGAGGCAGAGTGGCGCGAGCGCGACCCGCTGCTGCTCATGGCGAGGAAGATGATCGCTCGCGGCCTGATAGATGAAGCCGGCGTTAGCTCGGTGCGCGAGCAAGCGCAGACGGCAATGACCGCGGCAGTTGCACCGCTGCTTGAGGCGGATCCGGAATCAGCAGGCAAACGCAGAATTCGTCCAGAGTTGTGGCCAGACGTCGACTTCGTCAATGTTGGCGTGCGAGGGGACACCAGCGAGCTTTCGGATGCCAGAACACTAGAACCACTCGGTGCAACCGGCGAAACCGAAACCGTAAAATTCGTCGAAGCCATCGCATCTGTGATGGCTCGTCGCATGGCCGAAGACGAGCGCATCGTCGTCATGGGCGAGGACGTGCATCGCCTCAAGGGCGGCACCAACGGCGCGACAAAAGGTCTTGCCGCGAAGTTCCCCGATCGCATTCTTGGCACGCCCATCAGCGAAAACGCTTTCACCGGACTCGCCGGTGGCCTCGCGCTGGACGGCCGATTTCGCCCCGTTGTCGAGTTCATGTACCCAGACTTCCTGTGGGTTGCGGCCGATCAAGTCTTCAACCAGATCGGCAAGGCTCGCCACATGTTCGGCGGAGTGAACCCGGTGCCGCTTGTACTGCGTACAAAGGTCGCCATGGGGTCTGGCTATGGCTCACAACACCTCATGGATCCAGCCGGCATTTTTGCGACCAGCCCAGGGTGGCGCATCGTTGCCCCCTCGTCCGCTGCGGACTACATCGGATTGATGAACACTGCGCTCGCACTTCAAGACCCGGTGTTGGTCATCGAGCACGTCGATCTTTACGGTCAGACCGAAGAAATTCCCGCCGGCGACCTCGACTACCAATTGCCGTTCGGAAAGGCGGGGATCAAACGGGAAGGTTCGGATGTGACCGTCATCAGCTACCTCTCTATGGTTCGCCACTCACTCGAGGCAGTCGAGCAGACCGGAATCGACGCCGAGGTTATCGACCTGCGCTGGCTGGATCGGGCGTCGATCGACTGGGAGACGCTAGGTAACAGCATCAAGAAGACGAACAGCGTGCTGATCGTCGAGCAGGGAGCTCAGGGCACCTCATATGGTGGGTGGCTCGCCGACGAGTTGCAGCGCCGGTTCTTTGACTGGCTTGATCAGCCCATTGATCGGGTAACTGGAGGCGAGGCAAGCCCCAGCATCTCCCGTGTGCTTGAACGCGCGGCAATCGCCGGCACTGAAGAAGTCGTCGCCGGCCTAGAACGGGTGCGCCGGGGAATGGGAGGAAACTGA
- a CDS encoding VOC family protein, with protein MSVGLPGMRGIDHIGVTVPDLDEAERFFVDVLGAELIYTLGTKQADDDWMQVTLGVHPRTVIREIRFLRLGNGSNLELFKYDSADGQADEPRNSDIGGHHIAIYVDDLDEAREHLRIHGVEIMGEPVASQRSAEGQRWLYFRSPWGMQCELVSFPGGKAYERSSPRRLWNPARPAE; from the coding sequence ATGAGCGTGGGTCTACCAGGAATGCGGGGCATCGACCACATCGGGGTGACCGTGCCCGATCTAGACGAGGCGGAGCGGTTCTTTGTTGACGTGCTCGGCGCAGAGCTCATCTATACTCTTGGCACAAAGCAGGCCGACGACGACTGGATGCAGGTAACGCTCGGAGTACATCCGCGCACTGTCATTCGCGAGATCCGGTTTCTCCGCCTTGGCAATGGAAGCAATCTTGAGCTGTTTAAATATGACTCCGCAGACGGTCAAGCCGACGAACCGCGAAACAGCGATATCGGTGGACACCACATCGCCATCTATGTTGACGATCTCGACGAGGCTCGTGAACACCTCCGCATTCACGGGGTAGAGATCATGGGAGAACCAGTCGCAAGCCAACGATCAGCAGAAGGGCAGCGCTGGCTGTACTTTCGCAGCCCGTGGGGGATGCAATGTGAACTCGTCAGCTTCCCCGGAGGCAAGGCTTACGAGCGAAGTTCCCCGCGCCGACTGTGGAACCCGGCGCGTCCGGCAGAATGA
- a CDS encoding GntR family transcriptional regulator: MTTTQLPTHGGAGIRIADDLRTAILDGQYAPGARIRQEHLADRYGASRLPVREALRMLEGEGLVRLVANTGAWVTHLSLADCEEMYQIRERIEPLLLRYNVPLLSAAQIDHLDALATQMERGDDVEHFLALDREFHLGSYEAATTTLLTNTVHQLWNRTQHYRRAFMQVFRPSDRSVHHEHHLLVAALRRRDVDEAERILAAHIRRTRFELSRHPEIFAD, encoded by the coding sequence ATGACGACCACTCAGCTCCCCACCCACGGCGGCGCGGGAATCCGCATAGCGGACGACCTGCGTACAGCTATCCTCGATGGTCAGTACGCACCAGGTGCACGAATTCGACAGGAGCATCTCGCAGACCGTTACGGTGCAAGCCGGTTGCCGGTTCGTGAGGCACTACGCATGCTCGAGGGCGAAGGGCTTGTCAGGCTCGTGGCGAATACGGGGGCTTGGGTAACCCACTTGAGCCTTGCCGACTGCGAGGAAATGTATCAGATTCGAGAGCGAATCGAACCACTTCTCCTTCGCTACAACGTTCCTTTACTCAGCGCTGCTCAGATCGACCATCTCGACGCCCTCGCGACTCAGATGGAGCGCGGCGACGACGTCGAGCATTTTCTCGCCCTTGACCGCGAGTTCCACCTCGGATCTTATGAGGCTGCCACAACGACACTGCTCACGAACACGGTGCACCAACTCTGGAATCGCACACAGCATTACCGACGTGCGTTCATGCAGGTGTTCAGACCGAGTGACCGCAGCGTCCACCACGAACACCACCTTCTGGTTGCGGCGCTTCGACGTCGCGACGTCGACGAAGCAGAGCGCATTCTCGCTGCCCACATCCGGCGCACACGTTTTGAGCTCTCGCGGCATCCCGAAATCTTCGCGGACTAA
- a CDS encoding NADP-dependent succinic semialdehyde dehydrogenase — MAIATTNPTTGVIEKTFEPHTTDEVERRISAAQSAFVELKLTSYTQRGQWMRAAADLLDAEVDETARMLTIEMGKPIAQSKAEVLKCAKNMRFYADESEGFLAEEKLADPSAVNASSAWTRYDPLGVVLAVMPWNYPLWQVIRFAAPALMAGNTGLLKHASNVPQSALYLDTLFERAGFPAGAFTTLLIGSAEVKAVLEDRRVKAVTLTGSEPAGRSVASTAGEQIKKAVLELGGSDPFLVMPSADVDAAATMAVKARISNNGQSCIAGKRFIVHTDVYDEFARVFSQKMAALVVGDPLDPATEIGPIATESGLNDLAELVDDAVAKGAEVLAGGSAPDGPGFYYSPTVLAGLTDDMRIVMEETFGPVASLYRAADRADALAIANQTTFGLSSAVWTQDAEEQEWFTRNLDAGAVFINGMTISYPELPFGGIKDSGYGRELAAAGIREFCNLKTVWKA; from the coding sequence ATGGCCATCGCCACGACAAATCCCACAACGGGAGTCATCGAGAAGACCTTCGAGCCGCACACCACCGACGAGGTCGAGCGCAGGATTTCCGCAGCCCAGAGCGCGTTCGTTGAGCTGAAATTGACCAGTTACACCCAGCGCGGGCAGTGGATGCGAGCGGCCGCCGACCTGCTCGACGCTGAGGTCGACGAGACCGCGCGGATGCTCACGATCGAGATGGGCAAGCCCATTGCCCAGTCAAAGGCTGAAGTGCTCAAGTGTGCCAAGAACATGCGGTTCTACGCCGACGAGTCCGAAGGTTTCCTTGCCGAAGAGAAGCTCGCCGACCCGAGCGCCGTCAACGCGTCGAGCGCTTGGACTAGGTACGACCCCCTCGGCGTTGTCCTCGCAGTGATGCCGTGGAACTACCCGCTGTGGCAGGTCATTCGTTTCGCTGCTCCCGCACTCATGGCTGGAAACACCGGGCTTCTCAAACACGCCTCCAACGTGCCACAGTCTGCGCTGTACCTTGACACGCTCTTCGAACGCGCCGGGTTCCCCGCTGGAGCGTTCACGACACTGCTCATCGGATCAGCCGAAGTCAAAGCGGTCCTAGAAGACCGCCGCGTGAAGGCTGTCACCCTGACCGGGTCAGAACCCGCCGGGCGGTCCGTCGCATCCACGGCTGGTGAGCAGATCAAGAAAGCGGTACTCGAGCTCGGAGGCTCTGACCCGTTCCTCGTCATGCCCTCGGCCGATGTGGATGCCGCGGCGACGATGGCGGTCAAGGCGCGCATCTCTAACAATGGCCAATCATGTATCGCGGGCAAGCGCTTCATCGTACACACGGATGTGTACGACGAGTTTGCTCGCGTGTTCAGTCAGAAGATGGCAGCGCTCGTCGTCGGAGACCCGCTCGACCCAGCAACCGAGATCGGTCCCATCGCGACAGAGTCTGGCCTCAACGACTTGGCAGAACTCGTCGATGACGCAGTCGCCAAGGGGGCTGAGGTGCTCGCGGGAGGAAGCGCGCCAGATGGCCCCGGCTTCTACTACTCCCCCACAGTCCTGGCCGGCCTCACTGACGATATGCGTATCGTCATGGAGGAAACCTTCGGACCCGTGGCTTCGCTCTACCGGGCAGCGGACCGCGCCGACGCACTTGCCATCGCCAACCAGACCACCTTTGGTCTGTCGAGCGCCGTCTGGACCCAGGATGCCGAAGAACAAGAGTGGTTCACGCGCAACCTCGACGCCGGTGCTGTGTTCATCAACGGCATGACCATCTCCTACCCCGAGTTGCCCTTCGGCGGCATCAAAGACTCCGGCTACGGGCGCGAACTCGCTGCGGCCGGAATCCGCGAATTCTGCAACCTAAAAACGGTCTGGAAGGCGTAA
- a CDS encoding 2-dehydropantoate 2-reductase has protein sequence MAGMRIAVLGTGAIGASLGADMIRAGLDVTFIDQWPAHVEAMRASGLSVHLPNGTTEVTPVTAYHFCQVTEIRTPFDLVFTSVKTYDTRWVTELIKPLLHKTSLVVGLQNGMTIDDIADIVGHDRSVGAVLGMAANLFTPGVVVRQVAREQTWLTVGSMDGSRPPALEAAAEALGHAGSISISDDIRSSKWMKLIANIPEMLPSAILNVPLLEATRIAGVRAVMNEASREAYRTAKALGITMVPIFGKTAEDVPDSDQYGIDLLDAVLEHYSLPDTRVAVLQDWDKSRRAELDAFSGYVVGQQHKLGTRAPVNEAILKIAERIERGDLAPDPANAALLIEAGANAQP, from the coding sequence ATGGCAGGAATGAGAATCGCGGTGCTCGGCACCGGCGCGATTGGCGCATCGCTTGGTGCTGACATGATCCGCGCCGGGCTCGATGTGACGTTCATCGATCAGTGGCCGGCCCACGTCGAGGCCATGCGAGCGAGCGGGCTGAGTGTGCATCTTCCCAACGGAACAACCGAAGTCACCCCGGTCACCGCCTACCACTTCTGTCAGGTTACCGAGATTCGCACGCCCTTTGATCTTGTCTTCACCTCAGTGAAGACCTACGACACTCGCTGGGTCACAGAGTTGATCAAGCCCCTCCTTCACAAGACTTCATTGGTCGTCGGACTTCAGAACGGAATGACTATCGATGACATTGCAGACATCGTTGGGCATGATCGGTCTGTCGGCGCGGTACTCGGCATGGCCGCCAACCTGTTCACTCCCGGAGTGGTCGTGCGCCAGGTCGCACGGGAACAAACATGGCTGACCGTAGGATCCATGGACGGTAGTCGACCCCCCGCGCTCGAGGCTGCCGCCGAAGCACTTGGACACGCCGGCAGTATCTCTATCTCTGACGACATCCGCTCATCAAAGTGGATGAAACTCATCGCCAACATCCCCGAAATGCTCCCCTCGGCGATTCTCAACGTTCCGCTCCTCGAAGCAACCCGCATCGCGGGCGTGCGAGCCGTGATGAATGAAGCGTCCCGGGAGGCCTACCGCACGGCAAAAGCGCTCGGCATCACGATGGTACCGATCTTTGGGAAAACCGCCGAAGACGTGCCCGACTCAGATCAGTACGGTATCGACCTGCTCGACGCCGTACTAGAGCACTACTCATTGCCCGACACCCGCGTGGCTGTGCTTCAGGACTGGGACAAGAGCCGGCGCGCCGAACTCGATGCCTTCAGCGGCTATGTCGTTGGCCAACAGCACAAGCTCGGAACCCGTGCCCCCGTGAACGAAGCGATCCTGAAGATCGCCGAACGCATCGAGCGGGGGGACCTCGCACCCGATCCGGCCAACGCCGCCCTCCTCATCGAGGCTGGCGCGAACGCCCAGCCCTAA
- a CDS encoding NAD(P)-binding domain-containing protein codes for MGSAMVGRLTATGRDMTVWNSSPEAADVLVAAGAARASTA; via the coding sequence ATGGGCAGCGCGATGGTTGGGCGGCTCACCGCCACCGGTCGGGACATGACCGTGTGGAACAGCTCACCGGAGGCGGCTGACGTTCTCGTGGCGGCCGGAGCTGCACGTGCGTCAACGGCCTGA
- a CDS encoding Xaa-Pro peptidase family protein: MTKNIEPQPLTPALDFDNRMIPAHGHMGVDFEQRVDFDRLRNYRLARSMQSLEASECGAFLFFDQYNIRYTTQTWIGGALGDKMSRYALLTRDGKPHVWDFGSAAKHHALFSPWLAEGHSHAGMLGLRGAVHPDVGLMKEAVKTIKGLLSDAGVANMPIGVDLVEPAFLFEMQAQGLTVVDIQQSMLDARAIKNVDEIMLLSQAAAMVDGVYDDIANALRPGIRENEIVALASKKLYEMGSEQVEAINAVSGERCNPHPHNFTDRIIRPGDQAFFDIIHSFNGYRTCYYRTFSVGSSTPAQHDAYSRAREWMDASIETVRAGVGTDEIAKLWPKATDIGIANEMEGFGLQFGHGLGLGLHERPIISRLNSLTNPVEIEAGMVFALETYCPASDGISAARIEEEVVITRTGAQVLTKFPAQELFVANKY; encoded by the coding sequence ATGACCAAGAACATCGAACCCCAGCCGCTTACGCCAGCGTTGGACTTCGATAATCGGATGATTCCAGCGCACGGCCACATGGGGGTGGACTTCGAGCAACGCGTCGACTTCGACCGGCTTCGCAATTATCGCCTTGCGCGCAGCATGCAGTCGCTGGAAGCGAGCGAGTGTGGCGCGTTCCTCTTCTTTGACCAGTACAACATCCGTTACACAACCCAGACGTGGATTGGTGGCGCGCTCGGTGACAAAATGTCGAGGTACGCGCTGCTGACCCGAGACGGCAAGCCGCATGTGTGGGATTTCGGATCCGCGGCGAAGCACCATGCTCTCTTCTCGCCTTGGCTGGCTGAAGGCCATAGCCACGCGGGCATGCTCGGGCTCCGCGGCGCAGTGCACCCAGACGTCGGCCTTATGAAGGAAGCTGTCAAGACTATCAAGGGGTTGCTGTCCGACGCAGGGGTGGCCAACATGCCTATTGGCGTCGACCTCGTCGAGCCCGCTTTCCTCTTTGAGATGCAAGCACAGGGCTTAACAGTTGTCGATATCCAACAGTCGATGCTTGATGCCCGCGCCATAAAGAACGTCGACGAGATCATGCTGCTCAGCCAAGCAGCAGCAATGGTCGATGGGGTTTACGATGACATCGCAAACGCGCTGCGACCCGGAATACGCGAGAACGAGATTGTCGCTCTCGCATCCAAAAAACTCTATGAGATGGGTTCTGAGCAAGTTGAGGCAATCAATGCCGTCTCCGGGGAGCGCTGCAATCCGCACCCCCACAACTTCACTGACCGAATTATTCGACCCGGTGATCAAGCCTTCTTTGACATCATTCATTCGTTCAACGGATATCGCACCTGTTACTACCGCACCTTCTCCGTCGGCAGTTCCACGCCAGCTCAGCACGATGCATACTCGCGCGCTCGTGAGTGGATGGATGCCTCGATCGAGACGGTGCGAGCAGGGGTGGGCACAGACGAGATCGCCAAGTTGTGGCCAAAAGCCACCGACATCGGGATCGCGAATGAAATGGAAGGCTTTGGGCTGCAGTTTGGTCACGGCTTGGGGCTTGGCCTCCATGAACGCCCGATCATTTCCCGACTCAATTCACTGACCAATCCGGTCGAGATTGAGGCGGGTATGGTGTTCGCGCTGGAGACCTATTGCCCTGCCTCTGACGGAATTTCAGCGGCTCGCATTGAAGAGGAAGTGGTGATCACGCGCACTGGAGCGCAGGTGTTGACGAAGTTCCCGGCACAAGAGCTCTTTGTCGCTAACAAGTATTAA
- a CDS encoding cupin domain-containing protein: MEDLGAAIRAARLRTGKSLRSVATAADISPSLLSQVETGKTQPSVGTLYALVNILEVSLDELLGRAQWENRSADAEDARHDPISANPIQRAEDNPTIVMENGVTWERLAVEGAGFVDALLTSYDPGSSSSVEGKQMRHSGIEYGYVIEGEVTLKLGFDTFVLRPGDSMCFDSNRPHLYENRTESMAKGVWFVLGRSRETRPMAPGLQPMNSAVDILGALGRIPVLTEMNNKLSLP; encoded by the coding sequence ATGGAAGACCTTGGTGCGGCAATTCGTGCCGCTCGACTACGTACTGGCAAGAGCTTGAGATCAGTTGCGACCGCTGCCGATATTTCGCCAAGCCTGCTTTCCCAGGTTGAGACGGGAAAGACCCAACCCTCTGTGGGAACTCTCTATGCGTTGGTCAACATCCTTGAAGTCTCACTTGACGAGCTGCTGGGGAGGGCACAGTGGGAGAATCGCTCAGCAGATGCGGAAGATGCTCGCCACGATCCGATCTCCGCCAACCCGATTCAACGCGCCGAGGATAACCCGACCATCGTGATGGAGAACGGTGTGACGTGGGAGCGGCTTGCCGTGGAGGGCGCTGGATTCGTGGACGCCCTCTTGACTAGCTACGACCCGGGGAGTTCAAGTTCCGTTGAGGGAAAACAGATGAGACACTCCGGCATTGAATATGGCTACGTGATTGAGGGCGAGGTCACCCTCAAGCTTGGATTCGACACCTTTGTCTTGCGCCCGGGCGACTCGATGTGTTTCGACTCCAACAGACCTCATCTCTACGAGAATCGAACGGAATCAATGGCGAAGGGGGTCTGGTTCGTCCTCGGCAGGTCTCGTGAAACTCGCCCGATGGCGCCCGGGTTGCAACCTATGAACTCGGCCGTGGACATCTTGGGAGCTTTAGGCCGGATACCCGTGCTGACTGAAATGAACAACAAACTCAGTCTCCCATGA
- a CDS encoding Xaa-Pro peptidase family protein, which yields MNIDTATVGMMGVDWENRIDYDRLRTQRLARLRAQLEASDLGALLAFDFGNIRYMTSTHIGTWAMDKSIRFALITRHSDPISWDFGSAARHHELHNPWLGQTTMELDADPHSPHHGATRPRAESGARPGLSVLRGALHPDAGIAESLAAKIRRELDKFGVLNEPLGVDIVEMPVLSALQAAGITVVDGQQVFMEARRIKTGDEISLLTTAASMVDAAYEKLYEFLRPGVRENETVGLVAKTLYDLGSEYVEGVNAISGERCSPHPHVFSDRLIRPGDPAFFDVLHSFNGYRTCYYRTFAVGSATRAQKDAYTRAREYMDNSIALVRPGATTADIVSVWPTAQEFGFPDEEAAFALQYGHGVGLSIWEKPIFSRLVSFDHPEVLEVGMVFALETYWPSADGIGAARIEEEVVVTNTGCEVITKFPAQELMVAGGHRYFTIDGPMNLTTEPFTHVAAESPA from the coding sequence ATGAACATCGACACCGCGACTGTAGGGATGATGGGCGTTGATTGGGAGAACCGCATCGACTACGACCGCCTCCGCACTCAGCGGCTGGCGCGGTTGCGTGCCCAGCTGGAAGCCTCCGATCTTGGCGCGCTACTTGCATTCGACTTCGGAAATATTCGCTACATGACTTCGACCCACATCGGCACTTGGGCCATGGACAAGTCAATTCGGTTCGCCCTAATCACAAGACACTCAGACCCGATTTCGTGGGATTTTGGATCGGCCGCACGCCACCACGAACTTCACAATCCTTGGCTCGGACAGACAACCATGGAACTGGATGCTGACCCGCACTCGCCTCACCACGGTGCAACACGTCCACGCGCGGAATCTGGTGCCCGGCCCGGACTCTCTGTGCTCCGCGGCGCATTGCACCCCGATGCTGGTATAGCAGAATCGCTCGCCGCAAAAATCCGTCGTGAACTCGACAAATTCGGTGTTCTCAACGAGCCTCTCGGCGTTGACATTGTCGAGATGCCAGTTCTTTCTGCGCTTCAAGCGGCAGGGATTACCGTGGTCGACGGCCAGCAAGTCTTCATGGAAGCTCGTCGCATCAAGACTGGTGACGAGATCTCGCTCCTGACTACTGCAGCGTCGATGGTTGATGCGGCGTACGAAAAGCTCTATGAGTTCCTGCGTCCCGGCGTGCGCGAGAACGAAACTGTGGGCCTGGTAGCTAAAACTCTGTATGACCTCGGCTCAGAGTACGTTGAGGGTGTCAATGCAATCTCCGGCGAGCGTTGTTCACCACACCCTCACGTGTTCTCTGATCGCCTCATACGTCCCGGAGATCCCGCATTCTTCGACGTCCTCCATAGTTTCAATGGGTACCGGACCTGCTACTACCGCACGTTTGCGGTTGGTTCAGCCACCCGTGCACAAAAAGACGCGTACACCAGAGCGCGGGAGTACATGGATAATTCGATCGCACTGGTAAGGCCAGGCGCTACAACTGCTGACATAGTTTCCGTTTGGCCGACCGCGCAGGAATTCGGATTTCCTGACGAGGAAGCGGCCTTCGCCTTGCAGTATGGGCACGGCGTCGGGTTATCGATCTGGGAGAAACCTATTTTCTCTCGACTAGTTTCGTTCGATCATCCTGAGGTACTTGAGGTGGGTATGGTGTTCGCGCTCGAAACCTACTGGCCATCGGCGGATGGCATCGGAGCAGCTCGGATCGAAGAGGAAGTTGTGGTCACAAACACCGGGTGCGAAGTGATTACTAAATTCCCCGCGCAGGAGCTCATGGTCGCTGGTGGTCACCGCTACTTCACCATTGACGGTCCGATGAACCTCACAACCGAGCCATTCACCCACGTCGCCGCAGAATCTCCCGCCTAG
- a CDS encoding alcohol dehydrogenase catalytic domain-containing protein, whose product MMRAAVFHGSRDIRIHEVPIPIAGPDDVLVRVLRSGLCGTDVTEWVSGPLMIPLHKPHPHSGHVGPMIQGHEIVGEVVAAPVGSSLVPGQIVTSGAQVFCGKCQRCLEGRVNVCQRLYTLGLNANGGHAEYVSAPRRSWVPVPASLSLEHAGLAQPLAVGIHAARRSGAVSGDSVLISGAGAIGSFVLAGLRHLIPEITVTVTDVDPVKLERATRLGATRVSLAGQLAINDFDVTIEASGAPGTLTLCIGSTRVGGRVLAVGMPSRKVELNIYDLVLREITLETTVALITDEDMKPALDILSTTSLGAELLDSVQPLDQISKILDAMASGAVGGKVLLDPSR is encoded by the coding sequence ATGATGCGCGCCGCAGTTTTTCACGGATCCCGTGATATTCGCATTCACGAGGTCCCGATCCCTATTGCGGGCCCCGATGATGTGCTGGTTCGCGTGCTGCGATCTGGCCTGTGTGGCACTGACGTCACAGAGTGGGTCAGCGGACCGCTCATGATTCCTCTGCACAAGCCTCACCCTCACTCCGGTCACGTTGGTCCCATGATTCAGGGTCATGAAATCGTCGGAGAAGTTGTGGCAGCACCAGTCGGCTCTTCGTTGGTGCCCGGCCAGATCGTCACGTCAGGGGCACAAGTCTTCTGTGGAAAGTGCCAACGCTGCTTGGAGGGCAGAGTGAATGTCTGCCAGCGCCTTTACACCCTCGGTCTCAACGCCAATGGCGGCCACGCTGAGTATGTATCCGCCCCGCGCAGATCCTGGGTCCCCGTTCCAGCATCGCTAAGCCTTGAGCACGCTGGTCTTGCCCAGCCACTGGCAGTAGGAATCCATGCCGCGCGACGTTCAGGAGCAGTCTCTGGAGATTCTGTACTCATCTCAGGGGCCGGCGCGATTGGAAGCTTCGTGTTAGCTGGTCTGCGTCATCTGATTCCGGAGATCACCGTAACCGTCACTGATGTCGATCCTGTCAAGTTGGAACGGGCGACACGTCTCGGCGCTACGAGGGTGAGCCTTGCAGGTCAGCTAGCCATCAACGATTTTGATGTAACCATCGAGGCAAGCGGTGCCCCAGGAACTCTTACTTTGTGCATCGGCAGCACGCGCGTTGGCGGACGGGTCCTCGCGGTGGGCATGCCTTCGCGTAAAGTCGAGCTCAATATCTACGACCTAGTCCTCCGCGAAATTACACTGGAAACTACGGTTGCGCTGATCACCGATGAGGACATGAAGCCGGCTCTCGATATCCTTTCCACGACCAGTCTTGGGGCGGAACTCCTAGACTCAGTTCAGCCTCTGGACCAGATCAGCAAGATTCTTGATGCCATGGCATCAGGCGCGGTAGGGGGAAAAGTCCTTCTCGACCCGAGCCGATGA